The Vespa velutina chromosome 2, iVesVel2.1, whole genome shotgun sequence sequence TGCTTGTACCGCAAGGTAGACGATCGTGTGTCCTTGCTATCATCATTACAGAGCGAAGATTTCATTTCTACCGTTACTTAATATATAACTCTTATTCGAGAACCGGACGTATTACCACTAGGATtgaattttacgatataaagTTGATTCAAAAATCAACATACTTCGACTTTTTCGTTTCCCTCTACGTAGTGAACTTTCTTGCAAATATTCGATCATCGTTCATCTAActgtttttataaatcaaaaattctAGATATTTACGCAAACTTTTCTATTGGTTATTCAATTTTGACATGATACTATTGACAAAGTTTATCTATAGactttgtttttatatctctGAGTCATTGTGCAAAAAGCCAATGAACATGAACCGTAGTGCTGCTGTGCACACGTAAGAATGACTAGCGCATGATCGCGCGAAAACTCGTCGCGTGAGCTTGTAAAAGATAAGCCGCGACCGCAACAGGTTTGGGTTCAGAAAACTTGCCCCTTGATTAACGCGCCCACGCATTGCATGCTTATTCTAAGAGAGAAGGGGGACTTTGTATAAGATCTATTACTATGTCGTACTATCTTCGCGTGaatgtctttcctttttctagaTTTTTATGAGCGTAAACGTTAATGcatcaaagatttattttatcgattggaTTCGTTACAACTTGACTCCTAATTAAATATCGTAAACTTGGAGGCCTTGATGATCCTATTTTATAGGACACAGGAGGTATGTgtagttatatgtatatatacaactaATGATCGTGTTAAAGACCATTCGTATTACGTTGGTGATGATTCGATAAGCTTGCTTCGTTATTCCTACAATTATAATTGGCAAAATGACGATTAGTTTCGATTTCCTtgataattctctctctcacacacacacatttatgtttatacatCCTTTTAGATCCTCTCATATCATACCAGcgaactttttccttttcaataaGGTTTAaccatttattatttcaaataaaatctatCACGCGTGCATTACTTGATCGAATAATAAGTTTAATCTGGATAAAATACCGGATATGCCTTTACGACGAaaactcttcttttctcattgCGTGCAAGAGATAGTAGTTTGCAATACGCAACAGGTACGCTTTCGGAGAACTTGCTAGCTCGATTTAATGCGCATGTGCGTGCAACGAATTCTGGGACAAATGTAGTACATATTACACATCGACCCATAGGATGCCATgcaatctatataatattttcatcgagCGATCTGGTCTTCATTTATGTTATACCGATCGTTGcctaatatttttctcctgttaaaaaaatatccataaatgaaattacattatattatatatactatattttgtacgattgtttttaattgctctgaaatgatttattatatcatgtatgtacatttggAAAGCCTATTTCGTGTGTCCTAATAGAAAATCTTGAATTGCAGTTTAATCATTTATGAAGGAAATTATTCGACAGTGAAGGTTCATTGCACATAAAAAATTTGCATTGATGATAGCAACAGGTTTGACTCCGGAAGATTTACCCTTCTCTAATGTCATTTTATACTATCTATAGCTAAGCGTGTAGGTATACTTACACATATACCGTGTagtgcatatataaaatttgcctatatatatacacattatatataatatatatatatatcatattttgtatacatattatatgtatacatatatatttggtaAGAAAGCGAAGTGATCtagaattaaatatacaaatgaaatatttatcgcttttaacatatatattatttcgaaatgttTGATTTATTACTCTACATGCAAAtttgttttcatatataactatatatatatatatatatgtatacatacataaaagaaTTTTGGTCTGTTCGCTTCAATAAAGTTATTGCAATGCTTTTATCGTGTTAaatctgattttttttcttcataagcTGGACGGGGTATAAAACTAGGACATCCCATATATAATAGTTGTCCGGAGAGAGATGGCTCGGTAGTGAAAATAGCACATATTGCCTTTTAAACTGTCGACTTTTCCAGTGAGTGagatgtgtgtatgtatgtacaataaaCGATTGTAGAATAGTGTCGAATGTACCCAGCACCGTAAAGCTTTGCAAGATGCGCGCCTCGatacaatgatatatttaaaaaataaagataaagtagGTCAAATTTCGTATCTTCAAGAGGAACTAGGACAGCTGATGTAGGTAGTATATCTCGGTAATATGTAttgcgataaaaaaataaggttAAGATGGTTTAACCGAGAGATTTGATATAGATAAAGTGTTAAGAgattcttttgtttctatgaaaattattatggaaattattatatttccattttcttctttacgtcCAAATAcgatcattcattctttcaaaCGTTTAacattgagaaatatttttttatgtagatatgtaaatTGCctatgctttttctttttgttgaaaatgtttaaaaaatatataaattatttgttatttagaTTATATTCATTCGATTATAATTGGAATACGATTAAAATCGTATCTGCGACCAATAATATTCTTCATCAAAATTTTAAGTCGATTGAatcaatcatattttttcGTCGTAACGGCGCAGAATCGCGATCGACATAATGGAACGCCTATCGGCGATGGTAGGTCATAATTAAGTGCTCGGTAAATATCACGAAATAGCTATTCGTTTCGAGCAAAGCTGACACGGTAAATACTATAAATAGTTTGAAATATCCATCCTCGGCCTTTACGGTTCATCATaggaaagaatatttaaaaagtagtTAAAACTATGATACAAAATCATAGCATTAGGTACACATTTGCTTCTTCatctatataatacaaattaactacacttttgtatatataatacaaattaactacattttgtaattttaacatagaaattataataagtatTGGCATTAAATAGCTATGATAATCTACAAATATGCAAATATGCAAATGATAGCCATTTAATAACTCATTAATTTTCAgcataatttaataatcaaagaaaaagaatagtacTTTGAGCAAATCTTTACTCGCATTTTtgaattgttttaataaagtCTTTTTTGTAACAAAGAAATGCACAGTCAACAAAAGGGATGGTCATGGGGATACTCCTGGGCGGAATCACGCTCGGTTGTAATTGCTCGACGTTATGCCGCAATATAGTAATAACACACACTCGTATGCAACAATGCACGAATATAAATACTTcagtacacatatatatatatttgcgcggatacaaaaaagaatgagtgagagaggggggagagggggaggggagagagagagagagagagagagagagaaatatgcaTTCGTCATGCGGCATGtacctttctttattttgcttagtcattatcaagaaaaagaaaaatactttcaCCGTCTACTTACCACGAAAAGCgtgcttctattttcttcacAATGAATTTTGCAAATTTCAAAGTAACTacttattgttatcgttttttttttttaaattattacttttactgTAAACTTttgaatgtatatacatgtatagtatgtgtatatatatgtatgtatgtatcattgTTTGTGTCTAATTACTATATGTAAACTGCAACacagtaatatttttatttataatattttatcatttttaattctttctattAAGTTATCCTATTTTGTATAAACATAACATAAATGTGTATGATTGCATCTCATCATTAGtctatattaaatgaaaaatgcaaTTGCTTGATATTTTTggtatactttattttataatttgtgTACGtgatattctttataaatgatgtaatgtttgtttttttgcgataaaaaaaaatacattttgaaTATCAATTCCGAAATttcttaacaataattatgtttcaataaagaaaatttatctattCACAATTTTGTAATACAGTTGGATTTTCGAAGGTAAAGAATTAAACTTAGCTAgtgtaaatttcaaaaaatagcATCGTTCAGTCACCGGGAAAATTGAATTTCACGGTTGCAACGAATCTGGGAAATAAGGATAGAttagagaatttattttacacatgaaagaatatttaaactaAAATAtgacttaatatttttttactttcatattcaaattcacaattttttggagagaaataaatttcttttgacataatattaaattgtatctacgattaaattatatacttagAGTTTGTtctctgtttttatttcagaTATACCAGACATTCCTGAAAACATTAAGAACTTACAAGCATTACAAATTGCAGATTTTAGTAGTAACCCTATTCCTAGGTGAGGGAATCATGTgttattatacgtattaatttatttttgttaataaatttcttgtcACAGAtttcaaatgtattattttaaatatgtttttgtatatttcaGACTTCCCGCAGGGTTTGTAGAGCTAAGAAATTTAACTATTCTTGGCCTGAATGATATGTCCCTTGCAAAATTGCCACCTGATTTTGGAAGGTAAgttcaaaacattttttatataattcacaTGTATtcatatttctaaattttatttggTCAATTCTATTTAGCTTGGAAGCATTACAATCATTGGAGTTACGTGAAAATTTACTCAAGGTTTTGCCTGAATCTCTTTCGAAACTGAGTAAACTTGAACGACTAGACCTTGGTGATAATGAACTTGAAGAATTAGTAAGTTTATGTAATCCATTGTTTAATTTAAGTAATTTCTTGatcacaaaaataattataaaaatactatatttcctctttattctttGTGTATATAATTGTCAGTGACAGTtagatgaatataatttaaaaatttctcaaaTCTTTCATTAGACTGATAAAATAAACTTCTTATGAATGTTATAGCCAGCCCACATAGGAAAATTACCAGCATTACAAGAACTATGGTTGGATCACAACCAATTACAGCACTTACCTCCTGAAATTGGTGAATTAAAAACATTGGCGTGTTTAGATGTTTCTGAAAATCGTTTAGAAGATCTTCCTGAAGAAATAAGTGGTTTAGAATCTTTAACAGATTTACATTTATCACAAAATGTTATTGAAAAGTTACCAGATGGAATTGGTGATCTAAAAAAGTTAACTATTCTGAAAGTTGATCAGAATAGGCTATCTACGCTTAATCCAAATATAGGAAGGTAAAGTTGATTACATTATTtctatcaaattatttaagagctagaattttatatatgtcaaaagaaaattatttgtttcagATGCGAGAATTTGCAAGAATTAATTCTgacagaaaattttcttttagaattaCCTGCATCTGTAGGAAATCTTCTCAATTTAAATAATCTGAATGTGGATAGAAACAGTCTACAAACTTTGCCCACAGAAATTGGTAAGACCACaacactttcttttcttcatttttgtcatattctcatttatattattaaattattgtttattatatattgaaatttgttCTTATTGCAGgaaatttaaaacaattagGTGTGCTTTCTttaagaaataacaaattgaAGTTCCTTCCAATAGAAGTCGGCCAGTGTTTATCTCTACATGTTCTGGATGTATCTGGAAACAGGTGCAATTATCTTTATACTTTatcatatatcttatatttattaacatatatcattcttgtaacattaaatatgtcttattttacatatatataggttaCAATACTTGCCATATTCTTTAATAACTCTCAACCTAAAAGCAGTCTGGTTGAGTGAAAATCAAGCACAACCTATGTTGACCTTCCAAAATGATGTTGATGAAGAAACTGGAGAAAAAGTACTTACATGTTTTCTTCTGCCCCAATTGGAGTATCATCCTGATGGTTCGTATTTTTTTGcgtttatattcttattaacatatttatgaACTAATATAAAACTGTGAATATAGATTCTGGAAGATTAGGTACGTTGGTTGGAATAAGAACTACTGTTCAAGGAGACATACCTGAGCTTAGTGATGATGAAGGATGGCAGGAACGGGAAGCATCTAGAACACATTCGGTAAAATTCACAGATGAACCACCTGAAGCAGATAAGGAGGTGAGCAGTTCGCAACTGGCAaggtttccttcttttttcactcGTCTTTTTCTATACTTACTTAGACAACTTACTTGCATGAAACGAGCTAACTCTTATACatcgttaaattaataatcaaaatatttttattaatacaacaatagatttatttaatgatatttctctactatgttaatatttttaaaatatcgcTACCAATATATTGcaatttaaagatatttgtGAACTATatggatataataatttttattatatattatttaatagattaacaaattttttcatttatgattACTTATGATgcgataaatatattgttttaatatattatagaaacttATACGTAATGTAACATAATATTTGTGTAATAAAATCAGATATGTGAAAacaattagattaaaaatctaatttcttttttatatttaccaatttcacttttatataaatattacacatctatttatgtattaaatattatcttagatataatattttaatgtaataatatcattcatcatactaatatttttatttcagacACCATTTGTTCGACAAAATACACCACATCCGAAAGAACTAAAAGCAAAGGCTCATAAATTGTTTagtaaaggaagaaatgaCAGTAGATCTGGTTCTACTGATGAACAGGTAATTGTTTAaccttttgaaatttattaaagaaaggatagatttatttctacaatttattcttttcaatgaaacttattattcatttttaggATGTTTCCCAAACATTTGGTTTAGATAAAACTGAATCAGAAACATCAATCAAACCCAATGAAGaagtacaaaatataatagaacaaGATCAATTTTCAGAGCATGAAGTTTCTAGAGGCGAACAAAAAGAATTGGAAACATTACCTGATAGTACAGATACTCAAACTAACAATGAAACTGCTGCCTTTTCTTCACAGGGTGCTACAGAACCAACTGTTGTAAGAAAATCAATATGtgatatagttttatttataataatacaatttacattaaaatcattaaaaatgttgataaagaaataaaaacatagaATATTTGTTTACAGAATACAGGTTCTGATGGAACTATATCAGATTTAAAAGGTAAGGATGATGATGAATCTGAAACTGAAGATATGCAAAGGCATGTCGAGTTTTCTGTTATAGAAGACACAGATTATGAAGGATCTGGTGAAACAAGTAAACCAAATAGACTTCATCGTCGGGACACACCacatcatttaaaaaataaacgtattCATACAGCaattgacaaagaaaaagtagcTTCACTTATTGCACAGgtaactttctcttttttttttctttttgatttataacaaaacaagtttattataattagacaATATAGACATGAATTTTCCTGCgactctgtgtgtgtgtgcgtgtgtgcgtgtgcgcgtgtgtgtgtgcgtgcgtgcgtgcgtgcgcacaacaataaatgttattttatatttctttaggcattaatgaaaaaatctgATGAGACTCCTACAACTATTGTTCCTGAACAAGCAGAATCTTCAGAAAATATAGATGTACATAGCCAaggtaatacatatataataagatatatattatatataatgataatatatttttacataaaaataaatcgttaaatataaaGGTTTAATAGATTCATATAAGATCTATAAAATTGCTTAAAGAATCTAGGGAGAAAGTAGAAGATAAGAGATGGTTTCTATAGTGATTATCTTATCTATTAGTCATGTATCAGTATATTGTAAGATGGTGAATGTGTAAAGAGTGtgttaaaaagtattatatactaaatatttttgataaactagttaaaattaaattaaaaaaaaaaaaaaaaagaaattcgtaagaaattactttttattgaatttaatcaTATCATGCctaaaaaatatcgatgttttgttagaaataaaaagaagttaggtaatataattcataaaacaaaagataacaaacatttgttataataaattacaaataacaCTATATAATGTACTTGTTAGGTGCAACATCGGATGTAGAACCAACGTTAGAAGTAAGGGAAGAACAATATGAGATTCATATTGAACGAACGACAGGTGGACTTGGTTTGTCTATAGCAGGAGGCATTGGATCAACCCCATTTAAGGGTGACGATGAAGGCATTTTCATATCCAGAGTTACAGAAGGtagaaaatatgttttataaatccagtatttaaaaattatgtaattaaataaatgtatctgATAACAACATTTAAAGCATAATGTTCTTTAGGTGGACCTGCTGATTTAGCTGGTCTAAGAGTAGGGGATAAAGTAATATCTGTTAATGGAGTTTCAGTAGTAAATGTAGATCATTATGATGCTGTTGAAGTTCTCAAAGCGTGTGGACGTGTATTGATACTAGTTGTATTAAGAGAAGTAACAAGAATAGTGCAATCGTATGAGCAGGtctgatattttataagattctttcttttttcaaacttctttctttttctaataatatttcatctaattctaataatatttcatagaatTCAATGAGAAAGGACTCATTGTGCTCTAGTTTGAGCACAAGTAGAGCACCAAGCGCAACATCTTATGTATCATCTACAGCTTTATCACATAATTTAGAAAATGGTGATACTTGTAATACACATGAAGCTGGGAAGgtaaattcttatatatgttcgattttattttattataatttataattatgttgAACTTTGTTCAGGTAAAGAGGCTTCCTGAACCATTACCTACAAAAGCAGGTAGTGAACCTATGGTGTCTGTTCTTATACATACAACATTAATACGGGACCAAAATGGACTAGGATTTAGTATTGCCGGCGGTGAAGGTTCACCACCAGTTAAAGACAATAGTGATGTAagtgaataataaaacataaattaaatatttcaataagataatataaacaCTGAAATTTTAggctatatatatttcgaggATAACTGATGGTGGAGTTGCACAAAAAGATGGCAAGTTATTAGTTGGAGATAAAGTAATATCtgtaagtttatttttttttctttttggatatatttttgatatctacatatttatGGCTGTAACAGTTGATCCATTTTttgataacaaaatatattaacaactTATTGTTCAACATAAaccattataatttatcttcaGATTAATGGTGTTGAAATGAGAGGAGCCAAACATGAACAAGCAGTAGCTTTACTTACGGGCTTAGAAAGATTTGTTCGACTCGTTGTTGAACGTGAAATGCCATTTTCTCAAGCAAATCCAGCTACAATAGTAACTCCATCTGAGAAATCGCCTCGCGTTATTGGTGCACCTAGACCATATACAGGTTTATATAATGCTAATAGCTATATGGCAAATAGACCAGCTTACGCTGGTTATCGTCGTTCTATGGATGCTGAGAAAACTTTATCTCCAAGCCCTACTTCAAAAACACCACCACCAATAAAATCAGACATGGTGAATGCAGCACCAAAAATGAATGGCATTGGTGATCCAggaaataacgttaaaagCGTTCCTTCTGTGCCGCTTAGTCCAACAAATAGTCAAATTTATCCACAACCTGCTCCAAGACACAGTGTAACGCAGTCAATGGCAACACCAACTACTAATACTAATTCTACACCTACGTCTTCAACGGAACCTAGACCAACATCCCCGTTGGAAGATATACAGGTACCGAAGCCAATCACCAACGAGGAATTTCAGGCCATGATTCCTGCCCATTTCCTTCGACCTCCAACATCCTCACCTTCGCCAGATTCCCATCAAGGTCCTATTGTGACAGTGACAATCAAGCAACCTGACAATCTACCCGGAGATGTTAACTTTCCTCCAGCTCCTACGACAATTGGTAAAGTTACTGAAACCATCACAAAGAGTACACTCACAGAGACCGTCGTTACTAGAGTGACTGATAATCAACTGGTGCAGCCAGTTATTATTGAGGTATGTGCCTAGGTAGCTGCATGTCATACATTACATTTCTAatgttacatttaatttaatattacattaatagcatttttttctttttatatagtttttgGGTTTATCATCCTttggattatatattttatgtatgaatatcgtattttttcatccaatatgttaatttatttatttcactaTATCTTACTTCATATAATAAGCATTTACATGCTATATAATCCATAATATAATTTCCTAATGACTTTATTATACCTCTTTTTAAAGccatatccattttatattttttgcagCATCAAATTTTGATTGTAGTTGAAtgtgtaattttatttattaaggaTAAAATATGTCTGAATGTTTGCTTAtattatctgtttttttttaacttgttTCCATGCTTTGAAGGTAATTAAGAATACAAATCTTAAAgtaaattgaatgaaaatgaatttctataataatctaatttgcatgataattatgtatatctaaaaaaatataataattacgtatgtcgatattatagttcaattataaaattacatttatatcaaatttctaatttttatataattatcatattcaaGATATGAAGAATTTTTGCATgcttaaaatattcatatatacaatattacttAGTTCGAAATACGAATGCAATGCTGAATGCTCGCatattattatgtcttttataTAACTTAAGAAATGTTTTGAATAATTGTATCAAAAAATTAGTTGGGTTTTAAGTTGGTTATATGGGCAATTTATGtgcttctttaatttattcgtaCTGAGTACTTACCCTCAGACATGGAAACAggtaagtaaaataaattatttgaaaatttttcttattatgcttgctaaaaaaaatgtatgtacaaGTTGGATTCTTCACAGTTTTGTCTATAAAATCCAAATTTCTTATATTGGCCATTTTTACATAGTTAGAAACATAaaacattcatatataaatacagatgtactttttatgtttttaaatatttatcttactCCTACATtcagttaattattaatattaataaaatgttaaaattattatatatattgtacttatttgtatatgaatataaaaacaaatacaatattctatgtatttgtaaaaataaaaaagaaataaaacatattaagCTTTGttaaaattcttaattataaagtaataaatgtTTAGGATGTCGTGTTGGTGAAAGAAGGATCACTTGGATTCAGTATAATAGGAGGAACTGATCATTCCTGTACTCCATTTGGTGCAAAGGAACCTGGAATTTTCATATCTCACGTAagtattcatattatataattataattataaatataaaaatgtatattttatttgatgtaCTTACAATTACTGAGAAGTATTGTTACAAGAACATAACATATgtataagcatatatatatatatatatatatatatatatatataatattatatgtatataatattaggtTGTACCTGGTGGTATAGCAGCAAAATCTGGTAAGCTTAGAATGGGTGATAGAATACTGAAGGTAAATGGGACTGATGTAACAAAAGCAACTCATCAGGAAGCTGTAATGGAACTTTTACGACCTGGAGATCAAATTGTACTTACTGTACAGCATGATCCTCTTCCAGAAAGTTATCAGgtaagaaataattcaattttagaTATACAGtgcttacatatataattggtgatttttcatattatattaatttatttaattaacaatataatgaaaaaatttgatataaaaatacaaatacttgtatttttatattatatattattatatatttaaatgataaaaatgtatatgtaaatattacttAACAGATCATCTTcttaaataatctttatatataattcataattgtaaattttatacaattaataagttatagatctatttatatatatttttaatagtattacaagttttttttttttttttttttttttttttttttttttttattaacatcttTTAAAAGAAGCTTACCGCTACCTATCCATTTTTCATAGAGGTGAAACACGCTTTCCAAGTATGCTTGGATTgagtatttaaatttatatcacagttatatttattttttataaacctaatttttcttatttcataatattgaaaagagaaacactATATCtgatgtatttttatatatactggatacttattgtttttttattgttgtaaaaaatatgtttttctgCAATAATTGTAACATTGCGCTTGTAtgtcacatatatacataatacatgtgtattatatagatgatcttcgattttatttagcgattttatttttttttcttttttttcttttattatgctTGTGCTAATAAATGCCTGTAAATTGCAATGAATGGCACTCGATAGTTTACCTATTTTCCTTACTTaatgcaatttttttataatttgtccTACAAGCTGGTCGAAATAGAGTACATCCCTGTGACAGTAAGTACTCAATGCATTTGACCtgttattttgattttaaatattttgcttCCTCCTACACCAAGGCTGTAAACAAGCTCAGCACTGATTCACAGATGATTGCTTATGTCTAGGCAAAACTTTTAGAGAATCATAGTGTTCTTTTTAAATGCTTCCTATGCTTTATATCATTTGTAcaatcataaatttattaaatatttatatttcataaaagtaTAGAAAATTGCTTAAAGTCataaaaaacgaagaataaaaaccacaaatttacatatatatggtataatatttctatgtctaaaaaattgtttaaaatatttaataaaataattatttatataatatataaaatatattataaataaatatcaaaaaatacatctgtcaaaaataaataataatgtattattactttttaggaattagtaattataaaagaacCAGGAGAAAAGTTGGGAATGCATATTAAAGGAGGACTTAGAGGTCAAAAAGGCAACCCCCTTGATCATACAGATGAAGGagtttttatatctaaaattaATTCAGGTGGAGCAGCTAAAAGAGATGGAAGATTAAAggtaaatcaattaaaatttaataaaagttgttcttctcaaatattttattatttatatattaaaaatacattatttggACAGGTTGGCATGAGGTTACTAGAAGTAAATGGAACATCGTTATTGGGTGCAACTCATCAAGAAGCTGTAAACATTCTCCGGTGCTCAGGAAATACAATCACTTTGGTGGTTTGTAAAGGTTATGACAAAAATGAAGTTGAGTCAGTATTACCTTTATCCGATGGCAGAGATTCTAAAGAATCGAGAGTTTCACGAGAGTTTAAAGATCCAGCTACAGATGACATCAAATCATTATCGCAAAGTATATCTAGCTTAGATCGTGATGATGAAGAAGCTGCAACACTTAGACAAGAACAGGAAATGAAAGCCGAGCTTGTAGCATGGGAACAAGAAGAGAGGGAGCGAGCTTTAATTGAACAAAGGGAAAAATCTACTCCTGAGAAAGTAAGTTACACTccattaatatctatttaaagtatttttcaaaacgtatgcttaaaaataatcattttatgttAAAGGTTCTAGATGTAGTGAGAGCAGCAGAATCTCTAGTACATAAATCAAATAGTCCAGTTGATATGGTCGTACCACCGAAGTCCCCAAGTGGTACAAAGGATCTCAAGACTACCACAATCGTGATGAGTAAA is a genomic window containing:
- the LOC124947212 gene encoding protein lap4 isoform X2, with protein sequence MFRYIPIFKGCNRQVEYVDKRHCSLPSVPDDILRYSRSLEELLLDANHIRELPKNFFRLQRLRKLGLSDNEIGRLPPDIQNFENLVELDVSRNDIPDIPENIKNLQALQIADFSSNPIPRLPAGFVELRNLTILGLNDMSLAKLPPDFGSLEALQSLELRENLLKVLPESLSKLSKLERLDLGDNELEELPAHIGKLPALQELWLDHNQLQHLPPEIGELKTLACLDVSENRLEDLPEEISGLESLTDLHLSQNVIEKLPDGIGDLKKLTILKVDQNRLSTLNPNIGRCENLQELILTENFLLELPASVGNLLNLNNLNVDRNSLQTLPTEIGNLKQLGVLSLRNNKLKFLPIEVGQCLSLHVLDVSGNRLQYLPYSLITLNLKAVWLSENQAQPMLTFQNDVDEETGEKVLTCFLLPQLEYHPDDSGRLGTLVGIRTTVQGDIPELSDDEGWQEREASRTHSVKFTDEPPEADKETPFVRQNTPHPKELKAKAHKLFSKGRNDSRSGSTDEQDVSQTFGLDKTESETSIKPNEEVQNIIEQDQFSEHEVSRGEQKELETLPDSTDTQTNNETAAFSSQGATEPTVNTGSDGTISDLKGKDDDESETEDMQRHVEFSVIEDTDYEGSGETSKPNRLHRRDTPHHLKNKRIHTAIDKEKVASLIAQALMKKSDETPTTIVPEQAESSENIDVHSQGATSDVEPTLEVREEQYEIHIERTTGGLGLSIAGGIGSTPFKGDDEGIFISRVTEGGPADLAGLRVGDKVISVNGVSVVNVDHYDAVEVLKACGRVLILVVLREVTRIVQSYEQNSMRKDSLCSSLSTSRAPSATSYVSSTALSHNLENGDTCNTHEAGKVKRLPEPLPTKAGSEPMVSVLIHTTLIRDQNGLGFSIAGGEGSPPVKDNSDAIYISRITDGGVAQKDGKLLVGDKVISINGVEMRGAKHEQAVALLTGLERFVRLVVEREMPFSQANPATIVTPSEKSPRVIGAPRPYTGLYNANSYMANRPAYAGYRRSMDAEKTLSPSPTSKTPPPIKSDMVNAAPKMNGIGDPGNNVKSVPSVPLSPTNSQIYPQPAPRHSVTQSMATPTTNTNSTPTSSTEPRPTSPLEDIQVPKPITNEEFQAMIPAHFLRPPTSSPSPDSHQGPIVTVTIKQPDNLPGDVNFPPAPTTIGKVTETITKSTLTETVVTRVTDNQLVQPVIIEDVVLVKEGSLGFSIIGGTDHSCTPFGAKEPGIFISHVVPGGIAAKSGKLRMGDRILKVNGTDVTKATHQEAVMELLRPGDQIVLTVQHDPLPESYQLVEIEYIPVTELVIIKEPGEKLGMHIKGGLRGQKGNPLDHTDEGVFISKINSGGAAKRDGRLKVGMRLLEVNGTSLLGATHQEAVNILRCSGNTITLVVCKGYDKNEVESVLPLSDGRDSKESRVSREFKDPATDDIKSLSQSISSLDRDDEEAATLRQEQEMKAELVAWEQEERERALIEQREKSTPEKVLDVVRAAESLVHKSNSPVDMVVPPKSPSGTKDLKTTTIVMSKHTLAPQNPTWKEKIGASMDCSSTKSPVSTLTTTANFNRSASTQTLPSPKKKNFTVPKRSITFADLPPVSKESTVGVPFSPTVRYKSISKELFPSMHETFLTQSQISSYPKKTYQNPVQNTQPRFQLPPTPMTAPEYVGKLSSSTCFNKRQIARSVDGKVQVELSPTSSPSPSPVKMSVSDKKKLFESAMEEHLKPSPKPEKVFSFLSQDEVEKMKQEEEKKIATLTRDELKSWAQLDENEGLEDLEDTIDQDDRRPNRLSSRSSVTLLQNVPSTVRTAKAERRLKERMIQEGLISDEDEESHLTPAEQRALRAEKRAAWRQARLKSLEQDALQAQIVIKKMSEMMDTTDKAETLEDRTDADHISDQEKITEFTTLRPSSADFPKLAVRSKVGPPKEIRESEKIVDEKVTRRTEEYVDEVTGERRVRTVEYVEKLIERQVETLREKIISLELSNAEDEIESITGTGASDAESENEELASQRSGTDMLQEKADSLTSASVTEGAASKQNTNIIVTMTKKKKRKQGRKKNRH